A single window of Culicoides brevitarsis isolate CSIRO-B50_1 chromosome 3, AGI_CSIRO_Cbre_v1, whole genome shotgun sequence DNA harbors:
- the LOC134834992 gene encoding uncharacterized protein LOC134834992, with the protein METDCQSTLKAFAAQTIKFVDQLKAFLDSEKTKIQKMWQLSSKLKLLTSSVPQKYPKEVTEAVLGEITAELNFLLNEHSSKLVDCESELLILQRDHRTFKQTSICLNSPKDSEIFCGNEYQKPLSYFINIGDDLISEAKLILLNLRTAFDVLQMNDVPSFENYRKSFVVADDFLHLLNEFYAFCTIFMKYS; encoded by the exons ATGGAAACTGACTGTCAATCAACTTTAAAAGCATTTGCGGCACAAACAATCAAATTCGTCGACCAACTAAAGGCATTTTTGGACtctgaaaagacaaaaatacaaaaaatgtggCAATTGTCAAGCAAATTAAAGTTACTCACGAG ttctgTTCctcaaaaatatccaaaagaAGTTACCGAAGCCGTGCTGGGTGAAATTACTGccgaactaaattttttattgaatgaacaTTCGTcgaaatt agttgaTTGTGAATCTGAGCTCCTGATCCTCCAACGGGACCATCGAACGTTCAAACAAACCAGCATTTGTCTAAATTCACCAAAAGATTCGGAGATTTTTTGTGGAAACGAGTACCAAAAGCCACTTTCGTACTTCATAAACATCGGAGACGACCTAATTTCTGAAGCAAAATTGATTCTTTTGAACTTAAGGACCGCTTTTGATGTTCTTCAGATGAACGACGTTCCAAGTTTCGAAAATTATCGGAAGTCTTTCGTCGTAGCTGATGATTTTCTGCATTTATTGAACGAATTTTACGCATTTTGTacgattttcatgaaatatagTTGA
- the LOC134834086 gene encoding alanyl-tRNA editing protein Aarsd1 yields MVFKCQEDSFLREFTTRVKSVQPDEKGVFVVCEDTIIFPEGGGQPCDHGKINNFPVTNVIRKAGDALHFIPLENSSDFTLKEGDEVHQEVNWARRQDHMQQHSGQHLITALFDREFKIPTKSWWLGERTSYVDLDAKDVTQEQISHVERICNELIAAATPVRVDVYQPDDPILQSDELRAPRDLPDDVVGPIRVVTIEGVESNRCCGTHVKHLGQLQAVKLLNLEKTKGKLMLHFLVGNRVLAKLGEAFERECQLNTILNGAPDRHLELATKLQASQKSSTKLLKSLAKELALYEAMLMKQNPEKRYYFVHRHDGIDQEFQNNFLRQVAESCKETVLFITLGDDSNKGSFLLQGPPEVLKDLYDEICKKLDAKGNGKGNRFQGKVNNLKGTKDCDKLIINYFSAKSQ; encoded by the exons ATGGTATTCAAATGCCAAGAAGACAGTTTTTTACGAGAG ttcACAACTCGCGTAAAATCCGTTCAACCCGATGAAAAAGGAGTTTTTGTCGTGTGCGAAGACACCATTATCTTCCCCGAGGGCGGCGGTCAACCATGCGATCatggaaaaatcaacaattttcccGTCACGAACGTCATTCGGAAAGCCGGCGATGCTCTTCATTTCATCCCGTTGGAAAATTCCTCAGATTTCACGTTGAAAGAAGGCGACGAAGTGCATCAGGAAGTCAATTGGGCACGTCGTCAAGACCATATGCAACAACATTCGGGTCAACATCTCATCACGGCGTTGTTTGATCGCGAATTTAAAATTCCCACAAAATCTTGGTGGCTTGGCGAACGCACTTCTTACGTCGATTTGGATGCCAAAGACGTCACGCAGGAGCAAATTTCGCACGTTGAACGGATTTGTAATGAGCTGATTGCTGCTGCGACGCCCGTTCGAGTCGATGTCTATCAACCGGATGATCCAATTTTGCAATCTGATGAGTTGAGGGCGCCGCGCGATTTGCCCGATGATGTCGTTGGACCGATTCGCGTTGTCACGATTGAAGGTGTCGAGAGTAATAGGTGCTGCGGAACGCATGTTAAGCACTTGGGACAACTTCAGGCGGTTAAGTTGTTGAATTTGGAGAAGACTAAAGGGAAGTTGATGTTGCATTTTTTGGTTGGAAATCGAGTTTTGGCCAAGTTGGGAGAAGCTTTTGAGCGGGAGTGTCAacttaatacaattttaaa cgGCGCTCCGGATCGTCatttag aaTTGGCTACCAAACTTCAAGCAAGTCAAAAATCCTCaacaaaattgctaaaatctcTCGCAAAGGAACTTGCCTTGTACGAAGCGATGCTCATGAAGCAAAATCCCGAGAAGCGATACTATTTTGTGCATCGCCACGATGGAATCGACcaagaatttcaaaataatttcctgCGACAAGTAGCGGAAAGTTGCAAAGAAACCGTACTTTTCATTACTTTAGGCGACGATTCGAACAAGGGATCATTTTTGCTTCAAGGCCCGCCCGAAGTGCTCAAAGACTTGTACGACGAGATCTGCAAAAAACTCGATGCAAAGGGAAATGGCAAAGGAAACCGTTTCCAAGGGAAAGTAAATAACCTTAAAGGCACGAAAGACTGTGATAAGCTCATAATAAACtatttttcggcaaaatcaCAATAA
- the LOC134834261 gene encoding pre-mRNA-splicing factor 18 gives MDILKAEIAKKRKLLEEQKLVDEKKKYFKRGELIEQERKSYLEKYGAKPEEPSEGESSQKSTNVESPEKSFDTVSKLADLPRSEVIRKLRERCEPIWLFGETEHDACKRLRQLEISAPEVNRGFRNDFQEAMEEVDQAYLKELLQSDGQLEIQNKKKEEEYSIDESVTMETIQEMAGKLGRGNRDHDLHCIHTLLEYLLKLWQDEFDKASSQASRTTKGKIARATFTQTRVYLKPLLRKLKNKTLPEDILDSLTDIVKHLLQRDYLKASDAYLTMAIGNAPWPIGVTMVGIHARTGREKIFSKNVAHVMNDETQRKYIQGLKRLMTKCQEFFPTDPSKCVEYVSKKDLERDAMMSN, from the exons ATGGACATTTTAAAGGCAGAAATcgcaaaaaagagaaaattactTGAGGAACAAAAATTAGTG gacgagaagaaaaaatactttaaacgTGGAGAACTAATTGAACAGGAACGCAAAAGTTACTTAGAAAAGTACGGAGCTAAACCAGAAGAACCTTCCGAGGGCGAAAGTtcacaaaaatcaacaa ATGTAGAAAGTCCCGAAAAATCCTTCGACACCGTTTCAAAGTTAGCTGACCTGCCCCGAAGTGAAGTCATTCGTAAATTACGTGAACGCTGCGAACCTATTTGGCTTTTTGGCGAAACCGAGCACGACGCATGCAAACGTTTACGCCAACTCGAGATCTCCGCCCCTGAAGTCAATCGCGGTTTTCGCAACGATTTCCAAGAAGCCATGGAAGAAGTTGATCAAGCCTACCTCAAAGAACTTCTTCAATCTGATGGTCAATTGGAAattcaaaacaagaaaaaggaagaagaatATTCCATCGACGAGTCTGTAACAATGGAGACGATCCAAgaaatggcgggaaaattaGGGCGCGGAAACAGAGATCACGATTTGCACTGCATCCATACGTTACTTGAATACCTCTTGAAATTATGGCAAGATGAATTCGACAAAGCATCGTCTCAGGCATCACGAACGACAAAGGGAAAAATTGCACGAGCCACATTCACCCAAACTCGAGTATACCTGAAGCCCCTTTTGAGAAAGTTGAAGAACAAAACCTTGCCGGAGGATATTTTGGACAGTTTGACAGACATTGTGAAGCATTTATTGCAACGAGATTACCTGAAAGCCTCAGATGCTTATTTGACGATGGCTATTGGAAACGCCCCCTGGCCTATTGGAGTCACTATGGTTGGTATTCACGCACGTACGGGAcgagaaaagattttttccaaaaacgtAGCTCATGTGATGAACGACGAGACTCAACGGAAATACATTCAGGGCCTGAAACGACTTATGACAAAATGTCAAGAATTCTTTCCAACAGATCCGAGCAAATGTGTGGAGTATGTTAGTAAAAAAGATCTTGAACGAGACGCTATGATGtcgaattaa